The genomic interval CAAAATCACTTTTATTATGCTTTTATTTGCCTCAAATATTTATGATTACAAGATACTTTATATCTTTTTTAAGGATTATACCAAATGATGAACTTTGAACAACATCTACGAGATAAACACTTAAAAATCACTCCTCAACGCATTGCTACACTTAACCAAATCTATAATAACGGACATATGAGCATAGAAGAGATTTATGAGCAGATTAAACAAATCTACCCTTCTATTTCTCTTGCTACAATTTATAAAAATGTCAATGCGCTGTGCAAAGCAAATATTTTACGTGAAATCAAAGCGCCCAAGGATAAGCAAAAATATGAGTTAAGTAGTGATAAGCATTTACACGTATATTGTGAAAAATGTGGCAGGCTAGATGATATTAAGCTTGATACTCGTGCTTTAGAGCAAAACTGCAGTGCAAGCAGTGGCTATACTATTTCTGATATTTCAGCCGTGCTTATGGGAGTATGTCCAGATTGTAAAAATGCTTCATAGCATCTTATAATGAATTGTTACTATGGCTCATAGCTAACATTTTGTAGCTCATAGTCATTTTATTTAATCCAGATTCTATAATCTCTACACATTGCGCATAAAAGAGGGCAATATCATCTTTAGGGATATGAAGGGCACATAACATCATCGTATGCAGAATATGTGAAATGCTCCCTTCAAAAAGCACGCCTACAAATGGTTCTTTGGCAGATTTTTTGAGAATCAAAGCATAAAGCATATCAATGCGTTTAAAAAGCTCAACTTTATGAGCAACATTTCTTTGCACTTTCTCTTGTATTTCGCTTCCTACACTTTCGCGCAATAAGCTTAAAATCTCTTCTTTATAAGTTATTATACTATCTTGATAGAATCTACAATCATCTCGCGTGAGCACAGCTTGCCTATGAGCAGACATATAACTTTTGAGTGCTAATATTTGAGCGCTTTTATCAATATTGCGTAATGTAAAATCATCAGTGCAAGCAGGACGCGCACCACGAATGTATGCTCCCTGACCTAGATTAATTACCACTTTGGGCTTAAATATCCCTATGGCTTTGCTCATCATCGCACTTGAGAGTGAAAAAAGTGCATCAGCATACACTTCGCTCTCTCCATTACCTTGCACAGCATAAGCATTTTGAGGAATAGTGCTCTCCTCCTCTCCATAAAATGAACCCTGTGCGTGCTTACTCAACCCTTTAATATAACCACAATCAAGTCCGCAAATAAGCACTTCCTCACTTAATAAACAAGCAAGGGCAAATCCTGCATTACCTACATAGGGTGCGGCGAATTCAACTACACTTTTTGCCCCACCAAAATACGCACTCGCACTTCCCCCGCGCATAAATATATATGCCTCTTCAGCAAGAGCGAGTGCATCAGGTTGCACCATATTGCCGCATAAAAGCGTAGTTTTACCTAAAGGGGCGGATTGTAAAACATCTTTAAGGTAAGATATGCGCTCAATCTCAATCTGAAAATCAGGCTCAATACCTGCATTCTTAAGCGGCTTGAGCGCGGTGCCACAGCTAAAAATAATCATATTATGCGCATTAGCTTTGATAAAAGGCAGTAACATATCAAGACTTGGTCCATTTCCTACAACACATATAGGCGCATTAACACGCTGTGGTAGGTGCAAAATAGGATAAGCTAGATGCGCTTTATTTGTGCCCAAATTGATAAATGTATTTTTTACGCCTATCATCTCATCATCAAAGCTCCCCCAACCCCTAGAATTTATTGCATAAGCTTCTGCGACACTCTCTTGCACAGCTTGTAATTTAGGACTATCATACAGGCATAATTCAAGGCGCAAAAAGTTATTTGTAATTCTTCTTTGTGCAAAATAATTTTGAACAAATTCTTTATGCAATAAATCCTTGACAAATACATAACACGAGCGCTCACTCACACGCTCAAATAACAAAGGGTAATCTACAAAATAAAGTGAGATTCTAAAAAAATCTATATGCTCTTCAAAAAGCAATAAGGAATGAAAATAGTAGCCCTGCTCAATCAAAAACTGCAAAAACATACCACCAAGTAACCCAAAAAGCGTCATATTCGGCAAAAAATGTGAGGGGAGATGAAAGCGATTTGCTCCCCCAAACTCATTTAACATCATATCAATCATAGGATTACAAATCCCTGCGGTGAGAGGTAATTTCTCTTCGTCAAGTTTATGGAGGGCTAGACGATTTGTATGCAGAGTATAGGCTGAATTATTCAATGGATTTGAGGATAGAGCGAAATTTTGCTCTATCATTGTATGTTTAAGCTTCTTGCCCTTTTTGCGCGTAGGATAGACAAAATTTTTAGTATGCACATCAATGATGTTTAAATCCTCCCCATTGCAATACACATTATACTGCGCAGGAGGAGATTTAAGCTCTTCAAAAAGCTTAGGGTTGATTGAAGCAAAAAAATTCATATTGAGTGCATATCGTTTTGCAGTGTAAGATTCTAAAAGATGTAATGCGCCACTTTGACAAATAGCACGAAGACTTGTAGGCTGCATTTGTGTTTGATGTGCGTTATCCATATATATTATAGCACCTCTGCGCGTCCATTTTTCATCACCACCAAATCCTCAATTCGCACACCAAATTCCTGTGGGAGATAAATACCGGGCTCAACAGAAAATACCATACCATCCTCTACGCATTCCTCACTTAAGCGCGAAATGCGTGGTAACTCGTGTATATCAAGCCCTACACCGTGTCCTGTGCTATGCACGAAATATTTGCCATAGCCACTTTTTTCAATGACATCACGTGCTAGAGAATCTATTTGTTTAGCTTTCATACCGCTCCTTGCCTTTGAAATGGCTTCTTCTTGGGCTTTTAAAACAATATCATAGATTTTTTGATACTTTGGATTTTTAAATTTTTGCTTCTTGCCAAAATGTATCTCGCCTTTAATAGCAGCTGTGCGCGTCATATCTGAACAATATCTTTTATATTTTATTCCAGCATCAAAAAGCAAAATATCATTTTTTGCCAAATAACACTTTGCATTGGGCAAGGCGTGGGGTTTTGCTCCATTAGCATTAATGCCAACAATTGGTTCAAAGCTTAACTCATACTCCCCAAAATGGCTCAAAAACTGCATAGCCTGATAATGCAATTCTTTTTCACTTGGAGATTTTTTAACAATCTTATTTAAATATATACCAAATCGTTTAAATGCCTTTTTGTTAAGCTTTTGTGATGTTTTAATAAGGCCAATCTCTTGCTCGCTTTTGCAGATTCTAAGCTTTTGATGAAAATTCTCTTGTGGAATAATCTCACATTTGTGCTTCTCAAGCGCATTTTTAAGCTTTTCATACATTTGCACACTTAATTCTTGGGGATTAAACACTATTTTATGTATATGGAGCTTTTGTAGCACTTCTTGCACGCTTTGTATAAAATTTGCAGATTCTATCACTTCGGTGTGTGGTTTGCATAATTCTTTGGCTTCAAGGGTATAACGAGAATCTGTAATAAAAAATCTGCTTTCCTCTATGCACACAAGTAAAGCATTATCACAGCTAAAACCACACTCATAATATTGCGCACTCTCATCAAGGCTAAGATAAGGCAGGGAGCTAGAATTTCTCATCATCTAGGCATTTTGGTTATTTTGCTGTGCTTTGAGGGCGGCAATTTCATTTGCAATTTGTAAGATTCCCATAAGAGCTAAATGATAGCCAAATGCACCAAAACCTGTAATTACACCCGCACTTACTGCTCCTGTGTAGCTTTTGGAGCGGTATTCCTCTCTTGCGTGGATATTGCTAATATGCACTTCAATCACAGGCACACCGCAACTTGCAATCGCATCAGCAATGGCGATAGAAGTATGCGAAAAAGCAGCAGGATTAATCAAAACACCCGCATATTCTCCACCGATACACTCTTGGAGTTTATCAATAATCTCGCCTTCAAAATTGCTTTGAAAAAACTCTAATTCTGCATTATTTTGCTTGGCTTGAGCTTGGAGATTGTTATGAATCTGATCTAGTGTAAAATTTCCATAAATATGCGGCTCACGATGCCCTAAAATATTGAGATTTGGTCCTTGAATGACTAAGATTTTCATTTGCTCTCCTTAAATTTATAGAATGCGGATCTATTTAGCATTCCTTAAGAGCGCATATTATAGCTAAATTTACAAAATAATGTGAGTATTTGTCAATTCGACGACAATTAACTTTTAAACTACCACTGCAATTTGCCTGTTCTATTTGGTTTTTTTAAAATATTTTCTACATCACCCATATCTTTAATACTAAGACTACTATCATAAAGATTACAAATGCGATTTAATCCCTCATATATACCATTATCATCAGCATTTTGATAAGCTTTTTGATAATCTGCAAAAGACGAGTCTAAACTCATAAGTCGCTCTTTATGCGTAGAGGCTATAAGCTCTTCTAGCTTTTCTCTATCCTCAATAAGTGCAGGAAGTTTTTGAGCAATAATATCCGCTATTTCCTCTGCTCTTAGCTTCGCCCTATCCCTTGCGGCAAAAACTCCAAAAAGTGTATCAAGGACCAAATCTATACTTCTATGCGTTACCACAACAGCAAAAGCCCCGGCAATAATAGCAAAAACAGGAGTAAATGGCACAAGCGGGGGTGCCATACTTGCTAAGATTGGCTTTAAGCCTTCCTCTAATGCCAAGGTGCTAACAACCCAAGCAGCAGAAAAAAGAGACTTTAAAATTATCCCTAGCAATTCCCTTAGGTTTGATACTTCTCCTTTAATATAAGAAACAATACCATTATAAATAGACTTTAGCGCTGTGCGAATCTTATCCCATACGAGTTTTAACTTCCCTGCTATACTTCTAAAAATCTGCCCTACAACGCCCACAGCCGCATCTATTGCGCCAAACCCAGCACCTCTTCCAAATGTTGCTTGAAAAGCCTCAATTGTTCTTTTCAAAAGTCTTTTAATGCGTTTTAATATAGAAGTTTCAGTATCTATGCTTCCCTCAAACATATCTTTAACCTCCCATATTACACCATTTGCAAGGGTAGCTAGAGCTGCTATGATTGCATCACTAAAACCTGCTTGAGCAATATGCCCACTTGCTACGATACTTTGTGTTGCCACTGCGGTTATTCTTGGATTCTCACACATAAGGCGATTGCACATATTATTTGCATTGAGTTTTTCTAGAGCTTTCTCTGCTTTTTGTGCTTTTTCTACTGCATTTTGATTCTCTGGGTTATTTTTGCCTTTCTCAATCATTTTTTCTAAATTCTCTTTATGTCTTTTATAATCATCAAAAGGCATTTTTAGCTCATCTACCGCCGCATCTCCCTCTAAATATCTATCTTTAAGTAAGCCATTTGTACTTTTAATCACTTTAAGTTGAGCTGTTTTTACAATATTGCCATTTTTATCAAGTGTAATAGTATCTGTGGTATTATGATTTTTTCTTACTAGATTGCCTAGTTTTTCAAAATCCATATTTTTCACTTCATCGGCATAATTTGCCATAATATCCTCATACTTTTCTCTATCTTCTGTATTAAGCTTCGTGATATCTTTACCACTTGCTCGTATGTCTCGCACTTTTTTAATATCTGCAAGTGTATCTGTTGTATAGGTTTTATTACCTGTATTAAATAGAGAATCTTTGATATTTTGCTGCCCTATATCAAGCTCTTCAAAAGTTTGCCCATAATATTTATCATTGTTTTTGTGTTTATCATATGCCCTAAATGTATCTTGCGTAGCTCTTACTGCGGCACCATAAGCTTCATAAGAGCTAAAGCTAAAATTCACAGGCAAATTAAAAATATTCAGCCCAAACCTTGCCGAAGTTTGTGTGCCAATCTCATCAATAACTTCCTCATAAAGTGCTTTTTTTGTCATTTTGTTTATCTTCCTTGTGGAATACCAAAACTAAAACACGTACCGTCGTCAATTGATCTATCATTTTCAGAATATTCTTTTTTTCCACCAAAAGATTTCATTAAGTCTTCGTGTTTTTCACTATATTCTTCCATTCCTTGCCCCCATTTCTTTTGAATCTCTTTCATAAGTTTTTCGCACTTTTTTTGATGCTCTATTAATTCTTGAGTAAGCCTATCCTCATCGTTCATAATTGGAGCATTGATAACGGCAACAATGACTTCTGCAAGTTGCATTAAAGTCATAAGTTCTCTATGCTCATCATCATTCCAAGAGTTTTTAATATCAGTTACCCCTTTGTTTTCCATAATGTCCTCAATCTTTTCAAGTGAGGCATCAAATACGACTCTGCTTTCCTTAAGGGTACTTCGTTTTTCTTTAGCTCTCTTTGAGAGTTGTTCCCACACAAGACCCTGTGCTTCCATAGTTTCACAAACAGCTACTACACTATCATAATAGGCGTAAGCATCATATTTTTTCTCCTCTGCTTTTGCTGCAAAAACAGAACCCATTACAGCAATCACAGGCGCAGCCACAATGCCACCCAACACCATAGTGCCACCAGCCATACCAAGCCCACCGGCTGCTAAGCTTCCTCCTCCAAGCCAAGCCATTGTCGCATTTGTAGCAGCCACACCACTCAAAGAAGCTATTGCTGTCCCGGTAGAAGCACTTGCAAGTAAGCCAACTCCACCATACATACCAAATCCAGTCAATGCTCCAGCTAATGCACCACCAGTAAGCCCACCAAGCGTTGTTTCTAGCGAAACAATAGATTGCTGTATATTTGCCACCCCATCAAGCGTTTCTTTGCCTACTATATCTTGTAAATCTGCATTATCTTTAAGTTTTAGCTTATCAACAATATCTGCATATCTTTCTAATTCATCTGTTACAATCTGCTCCTGAAGTTGTCCAAGTGACTCGAAACGCTTTTGTACTTTCGCACTTTTAGAATCTAATCTAGCTTGTGATTGATTAAACTTCTTTTTTGCCCTTTCGTGGTATAATTCAGCTGTTTGAGAATCATCATAAGCATCAATTGCTTTTTTTACTCCGTATCCAGCTGTCGCGAGTGCAGCCCCTCCTAATAGTATAGGTATTAATGGTAATGGCATATCGCCTCCTTTAAATTTTTATCTTTGTATTTAGAATCTGAATAAGATTCTAAGCTCCTTAATCTATGCGCTCTTTTTCTTGCAATATTTTACAAGATTGCATATTGAGCTTATAGAATGCCTCTTTGGTGTAATGCTTAAAATATACTCTCTCAAACATCACATCAACCCTACAAATATCTGGACGATTCTGATAAATCTTGCATAAGTTGCTTTGAGTGTCTAAATATTTACAGATTCCATTACCTAAATCAAAAGATTTTAGCTCTTTAATACCGCCAATATTTTTACAACACATACCACAATTTGTGCAAGGAAAACTATTTATCATCAAAATTTATTTGTCCTTCCAATTTTTCACCTTGTAATATCAAGTTGAAAAACGTATCTTATCAAATTAGAATAAAATTTACCTTATTATAACAAGTTAAAAAATGAACAAAATACAAGATGAATTTATAGACAATGCGTATAGAATCATAGGTTTAAATGTCAAAAAAGCAAGGGAATTAAAAGGTTTAACCCAGCTTGAACTTTCCTTAGCTATAGGGCACAAATCAGTAAGCGTTGTGTCCTGTGCTGAAATCTACCACAAGAAGCAGCATTTTAATATAGAGCATTTGCTTAAAATCGCTCAAGTTTTAGAAGTAAATATACAAAATTTTTTTGAGGGTTTATAGGAGATTGTAAATCTTTTTATGCTAGACACACTTAATCATCACAAGAAAATATAAAAATAAATAAAAAACTTAAGCAGATTCTATAAATATATTCCTATTCTTTATAAAGAATAGGAATGCAAAAATAAAGAATTTATAAGCGATATTTACACACCTTGTGGAGATTCAAAAACACTTAGAGGTTTTACCTCTCCCTCATATTTTTTAATATTTACAAGTGCCGTGTGAGCAATGTTGCCATTAGCAAGAGGAGATGTGGGCATATCAAGTGTAAGGACATTAGATGAGCCATTTTTGCACACACTGCCAATTTTGCCCGGCTCTTGTGGGTCATACCACGCTCCCTCACATAATCGCACAACGCCTTGCTTAATCGCATCTGTTACAAAAGCACCAGCTAAAACTTCGCCCCTTTGATTACTCACACTCACAATATCGCCTGTTTTAATACCTTTATCCGCCGCATCTTTAGTATTAATCCAAATTGGCTCTTTATCGGCAATCGCATAATCTTTTCGCAAAGAAGTATTTGCGCATTGAGAATGCAATCGTAACTCGGGGTGAGAGGTGATGAGTGCAAATTCTGCAGGTTTGTTATCCATTCCTAGCCACTCAATAGGCTCAAGCCAAGTAGGGTGTGGAGGGCATTGTGTATAACCAAATTTTTCTATGCTTTTAGAATAAATTTCAATCAAACCAGATTCTGTTCCAAGCGGGTTAAGAATAGGATCTTCGCGAAATTCTGCATAACGCACGAAACTTTCAGATTCGGCTGGAATCTCAAACCTCAATGGCTCATTTGCCTCCCAAAATTCTTTAAAGCTAGGCATAGTGAGCATAAGCCCCTCGGCTTGTTTTAGGGCTTGATTGTAGAATTCCTCAATCCATTGCATTTCATTTTTACCCTCGTTAAATGTGTCATACACGCCAAAAGCTTTAGCCAAATCACAAAACACTTGATAATCATCGCGTGCTTCAAATTGCTTCTCTACAAGCTGCTTCATTGGCACAATATGCAAATTTGAGTAATCTCCACTCATTGAAATATCATTACGCTCATAACTCGTAGTAATAGGCATTACGATATCAGCAAATCGTGCAGTTGGCGTCCAATAAATCTCATTGACAACAATCGTGCGCGGCTTTTGCCAAGCTTTGATAAGGGTATTTGTGTCTTGATGATGCACAAGCGGATTGCCTCCAGCCCAATAAATAAAATCAATATCGGTATAAGTGATTTTCTTGCCATTATGCTCAATGCTCTTGCCCGGATTAAGTAGTGCATCAGAAATGCGCGCAAGAGGGAAGTTATTATCACTCCCCTGCATAAGCCATTCTGCACCGCCACTTCCTACATTACCAAGATTAATTCCGCCAACCACAGGTGCAGTCGCTGTAGGAGAACCGCCATTGCTGTAATGATAAGACAAGCCAAATCCGCCGCCTGGTAATCCAATTTGTCCTATCATACACGCTAGAGTTACTAAGCTCCAATGTGGCTGCTCTCCGTGGTGAGCGCGTTGCATACCCCAGCCAGACATAAGCATAGTGCGGTTATTAAAGAAAAGTTGCGCAAGAGATTCAATTTTTTGAGCAGAAATGCCACAGATTTTAGATGCCCATAAAGCATCTTTGGCAATACCATCAGCTTCACCTAAAAGATAAGATTTAAACTGCTCAAATCCTGTTGTATAGTTTTCTAAAAACTCTTTATCATATTGATTGCTCTTAAACATTGTGTGCATTATGCCAAGCATTAAGGCTACATCTGTATTTGGTAAAGGAGCTAACCACTCCGCGCCCAAATAATCACAAGTCATATTTCGCACTGGATCAATGCTAATAATATGCTTGCCAGACTTTTTAAGCTGATCAAAAAAATCAAGCCCTGTGCCTTCATTGAGTGTCCAAGCATTGCGTAAAGTAGCCATAGGGTCAGCACCCCAAATCACTACCACTTGGCTATTATCTAACACGCTAGAAAAAGAGGTTTGTTGTTCATATACTTCAATACTTCCCACCACATAAGGCATAATCACCTGTGAAGCACCTGTGGAATAATCTCCACTCACGCCTACGTAGCCACCTGCCATACCCATAAATCGCTGCAACAAGATTCTCGCATTATGTAAATTCCCACTGCTTTTCCAACCATAGCTTCCAGCGAAAACGCCCTCTTTACCCTTTTGCTTATAAGTAGCTTTAAGCTCTTTGGCAATAAGTGCAATAGCCTCATCATAGCTCACTCTCACCCATTCATCAGCCCCGCGTAATTCAGGTTTTGGATTTGCAGGGTTTTCTAAATAAGATTTCCTTACCATAGGATATTGAATACGCGTAGGTGAATAAATTAAATCAGGTATTGTGCTATGGAGCGGGTTAGATACATTATTTTTAAGCGCATTAGTGCTTGAAATAACCTTACCATCTTTTATTTTTGCCTTAAGAACCCCCCAATGAGCCCCCGTAATAACCTCACCATCAAGCACAAGATTCTCACTAAAGCTTTTCACTCCAGATTCTATAACTGCCTTTTTACTCTCCGTATCACAGCCCACAAAAGGCACAAGAGCAAATACGGCTAAACCTTTCCCCATTGCTTGAAGCACTTGTCGTCTACTTAATACATTCATTATTTCTCCTTTGGCATATCTTTAGCATTTTTTTGCAGGTATTGAGACACCAAGTATTCTTGGTCATTATCAAAGCCTACACGCGTTTTCATTGACTTAATCACACTTGGCCACGCATTAGCATTAAATTCTTTAGGTGGATGCAAAGCGTGGCAAATAGAACAATTCGCAAAAAGCTCGTTTGCCTCTTTATAAAGTTGTTCAACGCTTTCAACCAAATGTGCATCATCACTCCATAAATCTACACTTGCAAGCTCCCATTCTTGCTTACTTTCGCTTTCTTTAAAAGTTTCTATACTTTTAAAAGCCACATCTACATTTTTAGAAAATCCCACATTCAAAATCCGCCGATTAGGTGCAAAATACAAAGCCGCTTGATTGCCTACTTGCTTATAGCCTTGAATACGCAAAAGCACTTTATTCCCTTTATGCTCTAGCACATCAACCTTAGCTGTTGGTAAAAGCCTCCCTACAACCTTATTATCACCCTCCTTGTAAAGTGATTTGACTTTGGAAGCATATTTTATCTCGCCTCCGTGTACATATGCAAGCATTGCTGCCATAAATACCATTGCTTTTATAGGCACATTCATTTATCCTCCTTTAAAATAACTTTATTTAAAAATGTAAAATATATTAATTTTGATTAAAATCAACTAAAAAATTGCTAGTTTTCATTATATAAATTTTAATATAAACATTACAGTTCAGGGCTATTTTCTGCCTCTTGGGTATTATTATCTGTAGCATCTGATTGCGTATCTGATTTGCTTTCTTGGGATTGATTCTGCGCGCTCTCATCTTGCATATCAGCACTTTGAGAATCTTGTGCCTCATTTGTCTCTTGTAAATCCTGTGGATTCTGTGGGACATTATCTTGTGGGCTTGCAATACGATTTGGCTCTACTGCACGAATTTGAGAGGTAATCTTTGCTGCTTTTTGGTCGTCCATTTTGCCCAAAATTTTTGCTATATCCTTAACTTCCATTTGAGAGAGAATCTCAACTGCTTCGGATTCTGGCATATCTGCAAGTATGGCTGCTACTTTAGCCTCCTTCATACCCTTATAAGCTTTGATGATTTTGTCGTCTTTTACCTCTTTAATTTGAGAGAGAATCTCCTCATTTTTGGCAATGAGCTGCTCTATTTCTTGTTGTTTTTGTTCTAAAGCCTGTGTATTTTTTTTATTTTGTTCTTCAATTTCAGCCTTTGATTTTTCTTGCTCCTGCGAAAAAAGCACGATTTTTTGGTCAATCTCTGCCTCTTTGTCTTTAAGTTGGCGCTCTTTCTCGTCAAGAAGCACTTGTGTAGCATTTTGAAGCACTTGTAAAGCTTGCTGTCGCTCATCAATCTCATCAAGCTGCGCTTTTACTTCATTTTTACGTGCTTCAAAGATAATACTACAATCAAGAAGTTGAGAATCTGCTCCTAGAACTATATTGCAAAAGAATACACTTGCTATTATACTTCCTAGTGCCCTATAATAGATTCTGTATTGCGTGTGATTTATCATATTGCTCTGCCTCCTGCATTATTATAAAGCATTACTGCAATCTCATCAACTTCTAGCTTTTCTTTGTATTTGGCATTTTTTATCATCTCATTATGCTCTTTTTTATCCAAAAAATGAACTTTTTCATACTCAATATTACACTTTTTGTATTGTTCTTGAAGCACTTTTCTATGTGCAAAAAGAGCTTCAAGCTCATTACGGGCAAGACTTATATGAGTTAAAAGCATATTTTTGGTTTCCTCAAACGCCTTAAAAGCATAAAATGTTCCAGCTTGAGGTATTTTAAGCTGCAAAAAATCCTTTTGAAGATTCTCTATTTGTATTTGCTTGTTCGCAATTTTACTTTCATTTTGCATCATTGCGAGCTCACATACCTGCATATCTTTTTTACGCAAAGATACAATGGAAGAAAATTTTGTCTTCATAGCTCTCTATCCAAGCATAATCATATCATCGCGCTCTGGACTTGTAGATACCATAGAAATCTTTACGCCAATAATCTTTTCAAGCTCTTTAATATAATGCTGTGCTTGTGAGGGCAGAGCGTTAAATGTGCGGACACCACAGGTTTTATCCCAACCCACAAACTCCCGATAAATAGGCTTCACATTATCATAATCAGTAGGAATATAATCAATCTGTTTTCCCTCATATTCATAGCCTACACATACTTTCACACGCTCAAATCCATCAAGAACATCAAGTTTCATAATGCTTAAACTCTCGCAACCATTGAGACGACAGGCATAGCGCACTGCAACCGCATCAAACCACCCGCACCGCCGAGCACGCCCTGTAGTTGTGCCAAATTCTCCACCTGCTTGACGCAACCTTTCACCTATTTCACCATCTTCTTGGGTTGGAAACATACCATTACCAACCCTTGTGCAATACGCCTTTGCAACCCCAATTACACGAGCAATATCACGAGGCGCTAATCCGCTCCCACTACAAGCACCTGAAGCGATTGTTGTTGAACTTGTTACAAAAGGATAAGTGCCGTGGTCAATATCAAGCATACTCCCTTGTGCACCCTCACATAGAATCTTCTCGCCACGATTTTGTGCTGCCCACAGAAGTTGAGTTGTATCTGTTACAAAAGGCAAAATCTGCGGCGCAATAGATTCTATATGTTCCATTACGCTTTGAACACTTGGTAATTCCACGTTATAGAGAGTTTGAACATATTGTATATGTTGATAGATAGAATCAACCTTCTCTCTCAATTTGTCTAAATTTTTTAAATCCATTAATCGCACACCATTGCGTGAAACCTTATCGCCATAGCAAGGTCCAATCCCTTTACCAGTAGTGCCAATAGCAGCACTTTGTCGGCTTTTTTCTTTTGCAATATCTAATATCTCGTGATAGGGTAAAATAATATGCGCTCTATCACTAATAAAAAGCCGTCCTTGTAAATTCCCAAAGGCTTTGCTTTCGTTTAATAATTGCTCAAGATTAATCACAACGCCATTGCCAATCACATTTTTACATCGCTCATATAAAATGCCAGAGGGCAGTAAATGCAGAGCAATTTTTTTAGAATCCACTACAATGGTATGTCCTGCATTGTGACCACCTTGATAGCGCACTACATAATCATATTCTCCAGCCAATGCATCAACTACCTTGCCCTTACCTTCATCACCCCATTGAATCCCCACAATCAAATCAGCCATAAATTATCTCCCATTCATAAAATAAAGCTTTAAGATAAGAGGCATTCTACTACCTCATCAGTATAAATTGCAAATCCACACGAA from Helicobacter hepaticus ATCC 51449 carries:
- a CDS encoding Fur family transcriptional regulator, which codes for MMNFEQHLRDKHLKITPQRIATLNQIYNNGHMSIEEIYEQIKQIYPSISLATIYKNVNALCKANILREIKAPKDKQKYELSSDKHLHVYCEKCGRLDDIKLDTRALEQNCSASSGYTISDISAVLMGVCPDCKNAS
- a CDS encoding 6-hydroxymethylpterin diphosphokinase MptE-like protein produces the protein MDNAHQTQMQPTSLRAICQSGALHLLESYTAKRYALNMNFFASINPKLFEELKSPPAQYNVYCNGEDLNIIDVHTKNFVYPTRKKGKKLKHTMIEQNFALSSNPLNNSAYTLHTNRLALHKLDEEKLPLTAGICNPMIDMMLNEFGGANRFHLPSHFLPNMTLFGLLGGMFLQFLIEQGYYFHSLLLFEEHIDFFRISLYFVDYPLLFERVSERSCYVFVKDLLHKEFVQNYFAQRRITNNFLRLELCLYDSPKLQAVQESVAEAYAINSRGWGSFDDEMIGVKNTFINLGTNKAHLAYPILHLPQRVNAPICVVGNGPSLDMLLPFIKANAHNMIIFSCGTALKPLKNAGIEPDFQIEIERISYLKDVLQSAPLGKTTLLCGNMVQPDALALAEEAYIFMRGGSASAYFGGAKSVVEFAAPYVGNAGFALACLLSEEVLICGLDCGYIKGLSKHAQGSFYGEEESTIPQNAYAVQGNGESEVYADALFSLSSAMMSKAIGIFKPKVVINLGQGAYIRGARPACTDDFTLRNIDKSAQILALKSYMSAHRQAVLTRDDCRFYQDSIITYKEEILSLLRESVGSEIQEKVQRNVAHKVELFKRIDMLYALILKKSAKEPFVGVLFEGSISHILHTMMLCALHIPKDDIALFYAQCVEIIESGLNKMTMSYKMLAMSHSNNSL
- a CDS encoding M24 family metallopeptidase → MMRNSSSLPYLSLDESAQYYECGFSCDNALLVCIEESRFFITDSRYTLEAKELCKPHTEVIESANFIQSVQEVLQKLHIHKIVFNPQELSVQMYEKLKNALEKHKCEIIPQENFHQKLRICKSEQEIGLIKTSQKLNKKAFKRFGIYLNKIVKKSPSEKELHYQAMQFLSHFGEYELSFEPIVGINANGAKPHALPNAKCYLAKNDILLFDAGIKYKRYCSDMTRTAAIKGEIHFGKKQKFKNPKYQKIYDIVLKAQEEAISKARSGMKAKQIDSLARDVIEKSGYGKYFVHSTGHGVGLDIHELPRISRLSEECVEDGMVFSVEPGIYLPQEFGVRIEDLVVMKNGRAEVL
- the aroQ gene encoding type II 3-dehydroquinate dehydratase — its product is MKILVIQGPNLNILGHREPHIYGNFTLDQIHNNLQAQAKQNNAELEFFQSNFEGEIIDKLQECIGGEYAGVLINPAAFSHTSIAIADAIASCGVPVIEVHISNIHAREEYRSKSYTGAVSAGVITGFGAFGYHLALMGILQIANEIAALKAQQNNQNA
- a CDS encoding YkgJ family cysteine cluster protein, whose product is MINSFPCTNCGMCCKNIGGIKELKSFDLGNGICKYLDTQSNLCKIYQNRPDICRVDVMFERVYFKHYTKEAFYKLNMQSCKILQEKERID
- a CDS encoding helix-turn-helix domain-containing protein is translated as MNKIQDEFIDNAYRIIGLNVKKARELKGLTQLELSLAIGHKSVSVVSCAEIYHKKQHFNIEHLLKIAQVLEVNIQNFFEGL